One Rhizoctonia solani chromosome 3, complete sequence genomic region harbors:
- a CDS encoding ribosome biogenesis protein Sqt1, whose amino-acid sequence MSAPAQHEQSHEHDDPAEEFIDQNDVLAEVGDEAEGDHPMDEDEEAPEGTGEQLDIEQDDIVWEDNSIQQFTSHNQKSVFAVSTHPTQALAVSGGEDDMGYIWDLYTGEIVARLGGHEDSVAAVGFSSDGEMVATGGMDGHVRLWRRVAKSNGWKNWEFLTDVQGPDEVVWLKWHPSGNVLAAGSTDSTVWVWNFPSGTPLLVLSAHDAPLTSGLWTPNGKRLLTASQSGTLVLTDPRTPTPEFKLSPTDARFAFEGGITSIGTNPAGTLAVVGGADGQVRVVHMGKGEVVGALESHGEGESVEAIAFYGDFVLTGGTDGKIHVSDLTTLRLRSSLLGHSDAITSLNVHGDGLLTSSSADKTSRTWDIRRGQELRVHKGHAGPVLGASIGSRGKEEVVVSAGDEGVCLVFATQ is encoded by the exons ATGTCAGCCCCTGCGCAACACGAACAAAGTCACGAGCATGATGACCCGGCAGAAGAGTTCATCGACCAAAACGACGTACTAGCTGAGGTTGGCGATGAAGCAGAAGGCGATCACCCAATggacgaagatgaagaagCGCCCGAGGGAACAGGCGAGCAGCTTGACATCGAACAGGACGACATTGTCTGGGAGGACAACTCGATCCAACAGTTCACATCCCATAACCAGAAATCTGTCTTTGCCGTATCTACTCATCCCACACAGGCACTCGCTGTATCCGGTGGCGAAGATGATATGGGATATATATGGGATCTTTATACCGGAGAGATTGTTGCTCGATTGGGAGGTCATGAGGATAGTGTGGCGGCGGTTGGGTTCAGTTCCGATGGAGAGATGGTCGCTACTGGCGGAATGGATGGTCATGTTCGATTATGGAGAAGAGTAGCAAAGTCCAACGGTTGGAAGAATTGGGAGTTTTTGACCGACGTGCAGGGGCCGGATGAAGTTGTG TGGCTAAAATGGCATCCGAGTGGTAACGTTCTGGCGGCGGGATCAACAGACTCGACGGTGTGGGTATGGAATT TCCCAAGCGGAACGCCTCTTCTCGTCCTCTCTGCCCATGACGCGCCATTGACATCAGGCTTATGGACACCCAACGGCAAACGACTCCTCACAGCATCTCAATCTGGCACATTGGTCCTCACAGACCCCCGAACCCCCACCCCCGAGTTCAAACTCTCTCCAACCGACGCAAGATTTGCATTCGAGGGAGGCATAACATCCATCGGCACCAATCCCGCAGGAACCTTGGCCGTCGTGGGAGGAGCGGACGGACAGGTCCGCGTAGTGCACATGGGAAAGGGCGAAGTGGTTGGAGCGCTCGAATCCCATGGAGAGGGCGAATCCGTCGAAGCCATCGCATTCTACGGAGACTTCGTACTCACAGGTGGCACGGATGGTAAAATCCATGTTTCCGACTTGACCACTCTTCGCCTTCGATCTTCACTCCTCGGCCACTCGGACGCCATCACGAGCTTGAACGTTCATGGCGATGGCCTGCTCACGAGTTCGAGCGCGGACAAGACTTCGAGAACGTGGGATATCCGACGTGGACAAGAACTGAGGGTCCACAAGGGACATGCCGGACCTGTGCTTGGAGCAAGTATCGGTTCTAGAGGAAAGGAAGAGGTCGTGGTTAGCGCAGGAGACGAGGGAGTTTGTTTGGTTTTTGCAACACAGTGA
- a CDS encoding Cys/Met metabolism PLP-dependent enzyme, with the protein MSSSPPYTLETPVPDSPSVRRRRYHFSTQCATVENPEQKDQYGSSSVPIYQTATFKGMGGAYDYSRSGNPTRSHLEHHLAKISSARHAFAVSSGMAALDIITRLLKPGDEVIAGDDLYGGTNRLLNYLRTHSGVVVHHVDTTNPDSLRPVLSDKTALVLLESPTNPLLKIADLAYLASSVTAQNPNALVVVDNTMMSPYLQRPLEHGAHIVYDSGTKYLSGHHDLMAGVIVCNRDDIAKQIAFTINSVGNALAPVDAFLLLRGIKTLAIRMDRQQATARLVASHLQRLGFQVFYPGLADHPNRIIHEKIASGPGAVLSFVTGDKSLSERIVGATRLWGISVSFGAVNSLISMPCLMSHASIDSATRAARGLPEDLIRLCVGIEDPTDLIDDLDEALLDAGAVVRDSVGNYVRVRNGEKGMIGRAVEKLGQAVEGIGLTTGLEPNPAERPWLVSAPGKVILFGEHAVVHGVTAIAASVDLRCYAFSTPLPPSSHTISLTLSDLDSKAISWDTQTLPWEAATTLSATPTPFTLDAKLVAALEGILDKQGVQGRLRNASLAFLYLYMSMSGDIRPTCSITTRSALPIGAGLGSSASYSTTISLLLLLLTSRLSLPSEPAPTSDSHLHISHAGRRALTQGFAAEVNAWAFIAETVLHGNPSGVDNTVAVFGGGLGFTRDGFGERKGVELIPAFKSIRFLLTDSQVPRDTKKLVAGVGQMKADRPALVTEILNRIQAISDEAQRALGDPELERGKMLAGIEALMDENHGHLVTLGVSHPVLEQIKNITAKHEYGLHTKLTGAGGGGCAVTLIPDDFSESKMTSLINDLRSAGFVPYNTAVGGSGLGVFHPHAAQGRPGPAEQTSEAGESFSKVETGDLAAWAEGVGRWLYV; encoded by the exons ATGTCATCCTCACCTCCCTATACGCTAGAAACTCCTGTACCAGACTCTCCGTCGGTTCGCCGAAGACGATACCACTTTTCGACTCAATGCGCTACAGTTGAGAACCCGGAACAAAAAGACCAATATGGGTCGAGCTCGGTCCCGATCTATCAAACCGCGACGTTTAAAGGAATGGGCGGCGCGTACGATTATTCTCGGAGCGGCAATCCTACACGAAGTCATTTGGAACATCACCTGGCAAAGATTTCGAGTGCAAGGCATGCGTTTGCTGTGTCCTCGGGAATGGCGGCTTTGGATATTATTACGCGATTGCTCAAGCCCGGGGACGAGGTTATTGCCGGAGATGATCTCTACGGGGGCACGAACCGACTCTTGAACTATCTCAGAACTCACAGCGGAGTCGTTGTCCATCACGTCGATACCACTAATCCCGATTCTCTCCGTCCTGTACTATCCGACAAAACGGCGTTGGTACTACTCGAGTCTCCTACCAACCCTTTGCTCAAGATTGCCGACCTTGCTTACCTCGCCTCGAGCGTGACGGCACAGAACCCGAATGCGCTCGTGGTGGTCGACAACACGATGATGAGCCCGTACCTGCAACGCCCACTCGAGCACGGAGCCCATATCGTATACGACAGTGGCACCAAGTACCTCTCTGGCCACCACGACCTCATGGCCGGCGTAATCGTGTGTAACCGCGACGACATTGCCAAGCAGATCGCATTTACAATTAATTCGGTCGGAAACGCCCTGGCTCCCGTTGACGCGTTCTTGCTCCTCCGGGGCATCAAAACACTTGCCATCCGTATGGACAGACAGCAAGCCACCGCTCGTCTCGTCGCTTCCCACCTCCAGCGCCTAGGGTTCCAAGTATTTTACCCTGGGCTGGCCGACCACCCCAACCGTATTATTCATGAAAAAATCGCCAGTGGGCCAGGCGCGGTTCTAAGCTTTGTAACGGGCGACAAGTCTCTTAGCGAACGGATCGTCGGCGCTACTCGTCTGTGGGGAATCAGCGTCTCGTTTGGTGCCGTGAATTCGCTCATTAGCATGCCGTGTCTCATGTCCCATGCGTCCATCGACTCGGCTACGCGAGCCGCTCGAGGCTTGCCCGAGGATTTGATCCGACTATGCGTAGGAATCGAAGACCCAACGGATTTAATCGACGATCTCGACGAAGCATTATTAGATGCTGGGGCAGTCGTGAGGGACAGCGTAGGGAACTATGTCAGAGTGCGGAATGGTGAAAAGGGGATGATCGGGCGCGCAGTAGAAAAACTCGGTCAGGCCGTCGAGGGAATTGGACTTACGACGGGTCTGGAGCCTAACCCGGCCGAGCGACCTTGGTTGGTTAGTGCACCCGGCAAGGTGATCCTGTTTGGAGAACATGCAGTTGTCCATGGAGTG ACTGCGATCGCCGCCTCGGTTGACCTACGGTGCTATGCGTTCTCGACACCTCTTCCGCCTTCATCACACACCATCTCCCTTACCCTCTCCGATCTCGACTCTAAAGCTATCTCGTGGGATACACAAACTCTTCCTTGGGAAGCCGCTACCACTCTCTCAGCAACTCCAACCCCCTTTACACTCGATGCGAAACTTGTAGCAGCGCTGGAAGGAATTTTAGATAAACAGGGCGTACAGGGACGCCTGCGAAATGCCAGCTTGGCGTTCCTCTACTTGTACATGTCCATGAGCGGGGACATCAG GCCGACATGCTCAATAACCACCCGTTCTGCACTTCCTATCGGCGCAGGGCTCGGCTCTTCGGCATCATATAGTACGACCATCTCTCTTTTACTCTTGCTCCTCACATCTCGCCTCTCGTTGCCCTCGGAGCCTGCCCCGACATCCGACTCGCACTTGCACATTTCCCATGCTGGTCGACGAGCCTTGACGCAGGGTTTCGCGGCCGAAGTCAACGCATGGGCATTCATTGCCGAGACGGTCCTACATGGGAATCCAAGCGGGGTGGACAATACCGTTGCTGTCTTTGGtggaggacttggttttACGAGGGATGGATTCGGAGAGAGGAAAGGCGTGGAACTTATCCCTGC CTTCAAGAGCATTCGATTCCTTCTCACAGACTCCCAAGTCCCACGAGATACCAAAAAATTAGTTGCTGGCGTCGGACAGATGAAAGCCGAC CGACCGGCGCTTGTTACAGAGATCTTGAATCGTATCCAGGCGATTAGCGATGAGGCTCAGCGGGCACTTGGGGACCCCGAACTGGAGAGGGGGAAGATGTTGGCTGGAATCGAG GCGCTCATGGATGAGAACCATGGGCATCTCGTCACGCTCGGTGTCTCGCATCCCGTTTTGGAGCAAATCAAGAATATCACTGCTAAGCATGAGTACGGACTACATACCAAGTTGACTGGCGCAGGAGGGGGCGGGTGCGCAGTAACATTAATTCCGGATG ACTTTTCCGAATCTAAAATGACCTCTCTCATAAACGACCTCCGCTCGGCAGGATTCGTTCCTTACAACACGGCAGTTGGAGGATCCGGACTGGGAGTATTCCATCCTCATGCTGCACAAGGTCGACCTGGCCCCGCCGAGCAAACGTCAGAAGCAGGCGAGTCGTTTTCAAAGGTTGAGACTGGGGACCTTGCTGCGTGGGCCGAGGGAGTGGGCCGGTGGTTGTATGTCTAG
- a CDS encoding amidohydrolase family protein: protein MKRQFLLRSSLLWTLGYSLIPLTYALSPPDVLILNATIHTMDRAGTVLSPGAIAFRNGVITCIGKQDELYAVCDGAHGANKTIDAGGRTLIPGLIDSHLHPLQAASFMLGCSLGYQKLNEEGLRRIVQACVDRDSSRGIPAHGDSPLTVSDWDREGFTDISGPANATMLDKVNTTRPIVVIATSQHGRWTNTRVLNLSGINASTPDPADGRIVRDKNGFPSGIFEEGATNLINLGPGTPPPMPPIEVARVALAMLASKGITSFMDAVAFPTDVWRNLNRADALTARVWNAVGGLGASSAQSIAQAAKDAFDQWDDGELVANRPSAMWRHAKVFIDGILSAVSQSAGLIEPYFIKNATDQWVSGTNLGIYNFNTTELRDILVQSFAVGINLHIHADGDGAVRRLFDAIEGLDAPLKDNQLGIAHAEIVHRMISRTWNNDTRNSLTAARMEFAEPFKPVTDAGSSVVYGSDWPVDPLDPFLALKAGVTRSGDPLNPNSPANFSSQYTGRFNSQEGLSRMEAMRGMTTYGSEWLNASQSIGTLEVGKFADIVVLDKPFFDEASVPDEELGRNKVLLTIVGGRPVFVDEGASFVPGGWCSICSNYTALLQSVTAQVPGI from the exons ATGAAGCGTCAGTTTCTCCTTCGCTCATCTCTTCTTTGGACTCTTGGATACTCTCTGATTCCGTTGACTTATGCGCTGAGTCCCCCTGATGTGCTCATCCTCAATGCGACGATTCATACCATGGATAGAGCTGGCACCGTCCTCTCTCCTGGTGCGATTGCCTTCAGGAATGGGGTCATTACCTGTATAGGGAAACAAGACGAGCTATATGCCGTTTGTGATGGTGCGCATGGAGCGAACAAAACTATTGATGCAGGCGGGAGGACTCTAATCCCTGGCTTGATCGATTCCCACCTACATCCTCTTCAAGCTGCGAGCTTTATGCTCGGGTGCTCCCTAGGATACCAGAAGCTTAACGAAGAGGGGTTGAGGCGCATCGTTCAG GCATGTGTTGATCGCGACTCGAGTCGGGGTATACCTGCTCATGGCGACTCTCCATTGACTGTATCAGACTGGGATCGCGAGGGGTTCACAGACATTTCAGGACCTGCAAATGCCACGATGCTTGACAAAGTCAATACCACAAGACCGATCGTTGTAATTGCCACTTCTCAGCATGGCCGGTGGACCAATACGCGTGTGCTTAACCTTTCTGGTATCAATGCTTCGACTCCGGACCCCGCCGACGGCCGTATCGTACGAGACAAAAATGGATTCCCAAGTGGCATTTTTGAAGAGGGCGCTACCAATCTTATTAATCTTGGCCCTGGGACTCCTCCGCCTATGCCTCCTATAGAAGTCGCTCGAGTAGCATTAGCCATGCTCGCAAGCAAGGGTATCACTTCGTTTATGGACGCTGTTGCATTCCCCACAGATGTCTGGCGCAACCTTAATCGTGCTGATGCGCTGACTGCCCGCGTCTGGAACGCGGTTGGTGGCCTCGGTGCTAGTTCTGCACAAAGTATTGCCCAGGCGGCCAAGGACGCATTCGACCAGTGGGACGACGGTGAACTTGTAGCCAATCGACCTTCCGCAATGTGGCGCCATGCGAAAGTGTTCATCGACGGGATTTTGTCCGCGGTCTCGCAGAGTGCAGGTCTGATTGAGCCATATTTTATCAAAAATGCGACAGATCAATGGGTTTCCGGTACCAACCTAGGAATATACAACTTCAACACCACCGAGCTCCGTGACATACTTGTTCAGTCTTTTGCTGTCGGTATAAACCTCCACATCCATGCAGATGGAGATGGTGCGGTTCGTCGGTTATTCGACGCAATCGAGGGCTTAGACGCACCACTAAAAGACAACCAACTCGGGATCGCTCATGCCGAGATCGTTCACCGGATGATCTCGCGAA CTTGGAACAATGACACTCGGAACTCCCTCACCGCTGCGCGCATGGAATTTGCAGAGCCTTTCAAGCCAGTTACTGACGCAGGATCTAGTGTTGTTTATGGGTCCGATTGGCCGGTCGACCCACTCGACCCTTTCCTCGCCTTAAAGGCAGGTGTGACTCGCTCAGGGGACCCACTTAACCCAAACTCGCCCGCCAATTTCAGCTCTCAATACACTGGTCGATTCAATAGCCAAGAGGGCCTTAGCCGGATGGAAGCGATGCGCGGTATGACCACATATGGCTCGGAATGGCTTAATGCGTCCCAATCAATCGGAACTTTGGAAGTTGGGAAGTTTGCCGATATTGTCGTGCTAGACAAGCCATTTTTCGATGAGGCTTCTGTGCCGGATGAAGAACTAGGAAGAAACAAGGTCTTGTTAACGATCGTAGGAGGCCGGCCCGTTTTTGTAGATGAGGGAGCTTCCTTTGTTCCTGGCggttggtgcagcatctgcTCGAACTACACAGCTCTTTTGCAGTCTGTCACCGCTCAAGTTCCGGGCATT TAA
- a CDS encoding protein disulfide isomerase, with protein sequence MRALTFFFTSAWIAGTLASNVVEVTSKNFNSIVGQGKPALVEFYAPWCGHCKNLAPVYEQLADAFAYVKDKVLIIKADADGEAKEIAGKHGVTGFPTLKWFGPNDATKSDPYDGGRELNDLAAFVEKNAGVKSNIKPPPPPETLQLSYRDFDDVVMDPENDVLVAFTAPWCGHCKNLKPTLEKISKTFKPDSKCIIANYDADNAMNKDIAARYHVRSYPTIKFFPKGSSNKEAVPYDFGRSEADFVKFLNEHCGTQRAVGGGLNELAGRLSSMDTLAQSFYSADKAAREAIFSEAKAAGENASYYIRVMEKLTSTGEAWIEKELKRLGGILSKRSMAQTKLDEIKKKVNVLNAFLEKKVEDAKEAVEETAEKVKEEL encoded by the exons ATGCGCGCCCTTACTTTTTTCTTCACCTCGGCCTGGATTGCAGGCACTCTAGCCTCCAATGTCGTCGAAGTGACCTCAAAAAACTTTAACTCAATTGTTGGACAAGGAAAACCTGCGCTGGTGGAGTT TTACGCGCCTTGGTG CGGACACTGCAAGAACCTTGCGCCCGTTTACGA GCAATTAGCAGATGCCTTTGCGTACGTTAAAGACAAAGTCCTTATCATCAAAGCGGATGCAGACGGCGAGGCGAAAGAAATAGCTGGAAAACATGGCGTTACGGGCTTCCCCA CGCTTAAATGGTTCGGGCCCAACGATGCGACTAAATCGGATCCCTATGATGGAGGGCGTGAATTGAATGATCTTGCGGCATT CGTTGAGAAGAATGCTGGGGTAAAATCGAATATCaaaccccctccccctcccgaGACCCTTCAACTTTCGTACCGCGATTTTGATGATGTTGTGATG GACCCCGAAAATGACGTATTGGTAGCATTCACGGCCCCTTGGTGCGGACATTGCAAAAACCTCAAACCCACATTGGAGAAGATTTCCAAGACATTCAAGCCCGATTCGAAATGTATTATTGCCAACTATGATGCCGACAACGCTATGAACAAGGACATTGCCGCCAGGTACCACGTCAGGAGCTATCCCACTATCAAGTTTTTCCCTAAAGGCTCTTCGAACAAGG AGGCTGTCCCCTACGATTTTGGTCGCTCGGAGGCCGACTTTGTCAAGTTCTTGAATGAGCATTGTGGAACTCAACGTGCCGTTGGCGGGGGGCTCAACGAACTT GCCGGTCGTCTCTCCTCAATGGACACTCTTGCTCAGTCCTTCTATTCGGCTGACAAGGCAGCTCGGGAGGCTATCTTCTCCGAGGCCAAGGCTGCTGGAGAAAATGCTTCATATTACATCCGCGTTATGGAGAAGCTCACCAGCACAGGCGAAGCTTGGATTGAAAAGGAACTCAAGAGACTAGGCGGAATCTTAAGCAAGAGGAGTATGGCT CAAACCAAACTCGATGAAATTAAGAAAAAGGTTAATGTCTTGAACGCTTTCCTCGAGAAGAAGGTTGAGGACGCCAAGGAGGCAGTTGAAGAGACTGCAGAAAAGGTCAAGGAGGAGTTATAA
- a CDS encoding Endoplasmic reticulum vesicle transporter, which yields MPVALRCVLSSSYHQALLYLPASISANNMARGLLRAYVGLDGFGKTLEDVKVRTRTGGFLTLISMGIILIFTIIEIIDYRRIGMASDIIVDVSRGEQISVNMNITFPRVPCYLLSLDITDVSGDIQQDVSHHILKTRLEPSGAMIHENTLNYRIKSEVEHTLLNRPKGYCGSCYGGEEPEGGCCQTCESVRQAYLTKGWSFDDPNMIEQCVAEHWTTYIHEQNTEGCRLSGRVRINKVTGNFHFSPGRSFLSQRGHAYDLVPYLKDGNHHDFGHYIHEFHFEGDREIEDRWREGNRGTEWRARVGSDKQPLDGVQAHVSQYRSGNYDPEQPSNWMFQYFLKVVSTEVRHLDGDLVRAHQYSVTNYERDIRPGHEFDPLRDANGIKTAHGYEGLPGAFFHYEISPMLVVHTETKKSFAHLVTSLCAIVGGVLTLASIADSVAFASLNKIEETNGHGSTNGNYM from the exons ATGCCCGTTGCTCTCCGTTG TGTTCTTTCTTCCTCCTACCACCAGGCGTTGCTGTATCTGCCGGCCAGTATAAGCGCGAACAATATGGCACGCGGATTGCTTAGAGCGTACGTTGGATTGGATGGCTTTGGCAAA ACATTGGAGGATGTCAAAGTCAGAACTCGAACAGGTGGATTCC TCACCCTCATTTCGATGGGAATAATTCTCATATTCACCATTATTGAGATTATTGACTATCGACGAATTGGAATGGCCTCGGATATTATCGTCGATGTGTCCCGTGGTGAACAGATCTCTGTTAACATGAACATCACATTCCCTCGTGTCCCATGCTACC TCCTCTCTCTGGACATCACTGACGTTTCGGGTGATATTCAACAAGACGTGAGCCATCACATACTCAAAACTCGCCTCGAACCTTCTGGTGCAATGATTCACGAGAACACACTCAACTATCGAATTAAAAGTGAGGTCGAACATACCTTATTAAATAGACCCAAGGGCTATTGTGGATCTTGCTATGGTGGCGAGGAGCCCGAAGGTGGATGTTGCCAGACATGTGAGAGTGTCAGGCAGGCATATCTCACCAAGGGATGGAGCTTCGACGACCCGAACATGATCGAGCAG TGTGTGGCCGAACATTGGACAACTTACATTCACGAACAAAATACTGAAGGGTGCCGCCTTTCTGGTCGAGTTCGTATCAATAAAGTCACTGGAAACTTCCACTTCTCTCCCGGTCGTTCGTTCCTCTCACAACGGGGCCATGCTTACGACCTCGTACCATACCTTAAGGATGGTAATCACCACGACTTTGGCCATTATATTCACGAGTTCCACTTCGAGGGGGATCGAGAGATTGAAGATCGGTGGAGGGAAGGAAATCGTGGTACCGAGTGGAGAGCGCGAGTCGGGTCAGATAAACAACCATTGGACGGAGTACAGGCGCATGTATCTCAATACCGATCGGGCAACTATGATCCC GAGCAACCTTCGAACTGGATGTTCCAGTATTTCCTCAAGGTGGTGTCGACCGAGGTTAGACACCTTGATGGAGATCTA GTCCGTGCGCACCAGTATTCGGTCACAAATTATGAACGAGATATCCGACCAGGCCATGAATTCGATCCTCTCCGTGATGCCAACGGCATCAAAACCGCTCATGGGTACGAAGGTCTACCCGGAGCATTTTTCCATTATGAGATCTCGCCAATGTTGGTCGTTCATACAGAGACCAAAAAGAGTTTCGCTCATTTGGTGACTTC TCTGTGCGCGATCGTTGGGGGTGTATTGACTCTTGCGTCCATTGCCGATTCGGTGGCGTTTGCGTCCTTGAACAAAATAGAAGAAACAAACGGACACGGGTCAACTAATGGAAACTACATGTGA